The DNA sequence AGCCAGCGATACTGATGCAATCACAATGCCTCTCTTCGAATTTTTCGAGTCTTTTCATAACATGACAAACACAATTATCAGTATATAAGAaccaagaaataaaatactcccacCCCTCCTCCCTCTGTagtagagacatttcttttcggcaagggatttaagaaaaaatgttttaatcgagttaagtaaaaggagaataaagtagaaatgaaaaaagtagagagatgaagagagagtaaagtactttttgccaaaaaagaaaatgacttaGCTACAGTGGGACGAcacaaaaaggaatacgactcggCTACAgacggacagagggagtaagaTAAAAGCACCTAGTTCAGAGAGAGGCATCTTGACAAAGAGTTCCTGTCCACCCTCACCATACAGTCTGATATCCAACAACTCCCCCGACCAAACCACACACCCGGTAGCTTCCGTCCGAGCATACGCCACACACGAACACTCCCTCAAGCACGCGGCCTCGCACTCCTCATTCCCCACATTCTCAACCACAGAGCTAGTAGAAGTATCCGGAACCTTCACCCTCGAAAACCTCCTGAACCCTGCTTCTGTGCTGCAATTCAACGCAACGCTGCGACTGCATCCGCCCGACCGATCAAACCGCTCCCACTCCTCCCTCACCCGAGGCTCAAACCCTTTCAAACAACCACATACCGGCACTTGACCAAATTCACACACTCCAAATCCACCACATTTCGCGTAATCATCACAGGTATCCGATTGCAGCGTGGTGACACCGATCCATTCGCTACTCGTCTCGCTCCACATGAAGTGCGTCAGAAGCCCGGATTCCGTCACCACGAATCTCGACACAACAGAGTCATCCGTGTTTTCGAATGAGTACTATACATAGGTAGAATTGTACACGAAACTCGGGGTGAAAACAGTATTTCCATGAAGAGCTTCGGCGGCGCCACCGAAGCGAACTCCATCCCAAGGTCCGCTCCTGTACACGACATCCGAGCCTCTCCGGAGAATGATCGAAGGCAGCCCCTTCGGATCCATCCGGTACGTGTGTTCTCCCGGAGAAGGATCCTCTGCGCTTTTCCACGATGTCAGAAACAATTCTCGATCGCTTCTCAGATCCCACCCAGGCCTCATCCCGGGAATCAGGGTGTTCGAAGGCTCGTGGAAGCTCTGCCACGAATAATTGTTGTTGCTGAGTACGAGGTTTCCATTGTCCAGAAGCCGTAAAACCGGGTTTCTGGACGTGGAATTTGCGGACCAAATAGATGAGTTGTTGGCGGAGACGACGATGTTTCCGGAGGAAGTGAGGGAGAGTGTGGCGGCGATGGGGCGGTTCTTGTTGGCGACCCAGACCACGGTTTGAAGAGAGACTTTCTTGAACCAAATTCCGACGTATCGTTCGGTGGAGTTCCGTGGGCTGAAGAATCCGAGCTCGAAGATTCCATTGGGAGAGACGAGAGTTGTGTCGTCGTCGTCTGAGAGTGTTTGGTTCGGAGCTATGGAGTCGAGGGCGATGGAGGatttgaaaatggaaagaaCCAATAAGATGGTGTGAAACAGAGTATCATATTTCATCGTTATTTGCGTTcaagatgaagaaaaacagTAGGAGTTTATGTTCAGATAGAACTTAGAAGCAACCGTCTATGGAGACTTTTGCATTCTAAAACTCAATAACGGTCAAGTTAATAAATCTTATATTTTGACTAAATTATTCaacattgaaattttcaatttcgaAATGTAAGAGTTACTACTTTCTatctttattcaataattaatcaatccTTCTATAGTTCAAAACTTGAACTGAAACATTTACAAGTTAAGCTGCACTATCATCGACCATCAAGCATGGTAACGGTAACTTGGTTGACGGTGCATGATTCGTCGTCGTTTCTAGGCGACGACGAGTCGGTTTCATTAGGGCGTCTTCCCAGGCAGTATCCTGGATGTTTAGGCTGTTGCATCGACACAAAATCGCTGCTCAACATTAGTACAACATTGGACATATTCGGCCTGTCTTCTGCGTGCTCCTGCACGCATAACAGCCCCACTTGTATGCATCTCATCGCTTCACCCGCCGCGTATTCTTCCCCAGCCGCTGCGTCCACCACCTCCATCGCCCTCCCTTCCCTGTACAACTTCCATGCCTGTACAATTCCATgcattcattatataaatatatgtaggGGTGCATTACATTGCTAAACCTTTTAAGTTGTTAACTCTTGCTAACTCATCGACgcagtatattaaaaatgtcaacacatattattgaaatgtcaacaaaattatgtgttgacatttttaagaCACTGCGTTGATGAGTCAGCAGAGTTAACATCACTAGATGAATTATCTTACATAGGCAAGAAGATTGAGCTGGTTGTTTGTTTGATAGAATCCTCTGTTCTTCGTCCCGCTCACTATCTCCAGAACCAGAACTCCGAAGCTGAAAACATCGGATTTTATGGAGAAGAGGCCGTCCATTGCGTATTCTGGCGACATGTAGCCGCTGCAAACATTCTCATATTAGTACCTGTCGTCATCTAATGATATGCAGCAGAAATAACATACATTAATAGATAAAGATTCATAACAGATATTGCATGCTGGCGGATTGTCTTACTATGTTCCGACAActtttttggtgttggcttcGGTCTGATCTCCCCCGAAGATTCTTGCCATCCCAAAATCCGATATCTTGGGGTCCATATCTTTGTCAAGAAGGATGTTGCTCGCCTTGAGATCCCGGTGGATGATTCTGAATCTCGAATCTTGGTGTAGGTAGAGGAGGCCTCGTGCGATCCCACATATGATCTTGAAGCGCGTTTGCCAGTCCAGCATCGAGCTTCTGTTTTTCTCTGCAATAAACAACACTCATCAgttcatattaaaaaaatgcatcatCCATTTATGTAGGAGAAGAGGGCTGTTTCTTACTGAAGAGTATAGAATCAAGGCTCTTATTCTCCAAGTATTCATACACCAACATCTTCTCCTCCATCTCAACGCAGCATCCGAGTAGGCGAACAAGATTCCTGTGCTGAAGTCTGGCTATCAGCTTGACCTCATTCTTGAACTCTTCTACTCCTTGAACCGAAGTTTTCGACAGCCGCTTCACAGCTATTTCCTGGCCTTCAGCTAGCACACCCTAATGCATAAATATGTTCAATATTGGCCTCATTAATATTGATGatagtttaatttatagtaaaagatAATTCACCTTGTAAACAATGCCAAAACCACCTTGGCCTAGCTTATTCTCATCACAAAATTTATTGGTGGCAACTACTAAAGTTGTGATGTCGAACAGAGGTAGCTCGAGTTCATCGACTGCTGCTTCACCGGACTGGTCTCGTTTGCTTGGAATTGTTGGTGAATTCGCGAGATAGTCTTGGCTCCTCTCCCTCGAACCTGTTTCGGAATTGGGAAAAGGTAGCATCAAGTTTACTACATATGTAACATGTAACTGCATCATTAGACACAAGTTTACTGTTTATGTGACATGTAAAATGCTTCATTAGACACACAAATTTCCTTACTAGTACCTCTTGGCTCTAATATATCTACAGTCTCCGGTTTCCGTTTCTTCCATACGAGGAAAATGGTGAATCCAATGAGCAATGCAGCGCTTCCGACGACAATTCCAGTGATCATAATGGTTTGTCTAGTCTTGTTAAAATCATCTCCAGTTACTGAAGCTGCTGGTGCTACtggaaacaaaaaattaacatctcagccacttaattaattagtatgtttaagtttaaaaaaaaagtcctCTTAGTAGTTTAAAAGTAGCTAAGTCGATTTGGTGTTATGcaccataaattaaattcataatgaGAAATGCTCTTTTCAAAGTTTCAACTCATACATCGCAGTCCTCAAACGCTACATATTACCTAACCCTGCCTgcacaaatttaaaacttattatttcttatttattttgggttggtagtaattatatactccatatttgcCTAATTGAATATAGAGAAGCATTTAACGTCGTTGTAATTAGTAGAAGAATTGCGTGATTAAAGCAGCCTAAGTCCATAAGGTCGGCAGGTTAGGCGTACTAGTATTTACAGTGAATGCAATATaaggaaaaaattataattgaaaaaatgagactcaacatattagagagaaaaacatACTATAAAAAGTAGTATATTGCACTATTTTCCGTAGAtgggaaaaatagaaaatgggaGTGTTTGACAAAGCCAAACAgtattctttaattatatttcaatcaatatatatatgtagctAGTAACATTatagattaataaattaataatactatttgaGAAGCGGATGTATTACGCATACATGTAGGATATCATTTTTCCTCGATTCAAACGTGATTGATCAAGAATATAGGTCATATCATATCCTACAATTTGTGGTAGATCATAATGTGAATTTGACTTATATTGCATCTTTTTTTAAAGATGGATATTAGTGGTAGTAAATCCTACTCTGTTGTTAGGCGGTAGGTGATTATCATATACTTCCTcagtcccaacatattagactcctATTTCACTTTGGGGCGTCCTAATACActtgaatcatttttctttatgataaaaatttacTCTAATATCAACTTCACTTACACCACAAACAACTATCTCCTAAATTCTTGTGCTCAAAAGAAAAGAGATCTAATATCTTGGAACGAAATGAGTAACATTTATCCATTCAAGAAAAAGTTACTCAATGTAACTATGGACCTTAGCGAAAAGAATTACCCATGGTTGCAGTAATACAAAAACTGGTATGAACATAGGAAGGTTGAGGATGGTGACGTCATGTGCGTGACATATTCAAACAAATGGACAATGTGAATACAAAGGCGGTATTCTTCCATTGTTGTTAAtcaatactactaatatagaGTAGAAGTAGTAATACTTGATCAACAAATTCTAGAGAGAACACtactttgaaaatggaatTCCAACACAACCTTGTTTCTTGTGAGACAAACTATTTTTACGTGTATCACATTGTATTATCCCCCATATTACGTGTAGTTGactttctatttatatatcatagtttgaaattaggaaccaaaattaaaaaaatccaatttttttcatagaATATAATCAACTCATCCCGCATATTATTGTATTCATGTAATGCTTCATAGTGGAACAATTAAAAAAGGGATCAGTCCACATTGTCAcaacataatcacctaaaCAATTCTGACAAACACATAATCCTCCCTTAAACGAAGAATAATTCGCTCCTAAGTACTACTTGGGCCACCAACCATTAACCTACTACTTCCAAGATTACGACCTTCATAAATTACTTCAAATAATTACCACCACCAATAATAGAACTGCATCAACACAGTTCTCTCTCCGTTCGCGATTAAATGTCCCATATTTGGCCGGCaagagttttaagaaattgtttgactttatgaaGTAAAGTGGTtagaaaaattagtgaaatgtgggacctacttttatatattggttttataataaaatgtgaatggaatGAGTGAGTAGAATATAGAATCCACTTATCAAATACGATAAAAGcgaaatgaaacatttattggCGGACGgggggaaaaaggaaaaatgggtCATTTAACAGCAGATAGAGGATaatggagtaaaaaaaattaaataaatgtaaaccAACATACCTAATTCCGAAGCCGGCACCCGGTAATAAAAATCCTGGCCTCCGCCCTCCGCCGCTGCGTACTGCCTCATATCATACAAATCCTCCCCCCAAACCACACACCCACTCCCGTCGCTAATATTCGCGCTCGAATACCCCCGGCACGAGCAGTCCCTCCGGCACATCTCCCGGCACCGATCCAAGCCCATCCCCCCGTCCACAACCGCCCCCCCACTCTCCGGCAGCTTCACTCCGCTCATCGCCAAAAAACCGTCGCTATCGCACTCCAATTCCGTCTCCCTCACACAACCCTCCGAACCATCCCGAAGGTTCCACGCCTGCGGATTCTTCGGACGGAACGCTTCCATACACTTACACACCGGCGAAGCGTTCGCGTCGCAGATTCCATAGACACCACATTCTCTGTAATCGTCGCACTGATCCTTCGGAGCGTACCAGAAAAGACTCCAGATTCCGCTTGACGGAATCCAGATGAATCTCTGCAAAACACCGTTGTGTTTCACTAGTAATCTCGAATGCATTGATTCGTTCAACTGGGTGAAAGAGTATGATACTTCTTCTGGATTCCTGACGAACAGGAACGACAGAAGCGGGCTGCTGGGCCGCATTTCAGGGACCCCACTGAATCGCAGCCCATTCCACGGCCCGCTTCTGTAGTACATTTTTGCCCTGTTCGTCAGGTGAATCTCTGGGTAACCGGAGATGTCCAGCTTGAAGCTGAAGTCTCCTGTCGACGGATCATCCGCGGATTTCCACGACGTTATGTACCGATTCAGTCCTGTTTTCGAGTCCCACCCGAGCTTCATCCCTGGCAACAACGTATCCGTTGGATAGTCAAAGCTTTGCCAGAGATAATGGTCTTCATCGTCTGCTTTGCAGACGACGAAGTTTCCGTTGTCCAACAATCTTGcgattgttgttgttgttgttctgGTGGTGCCAGTATGGTTAGCTGACCATACTGGTATTCCGGAATGATCTGATAAAATCAGCCCAGCGCTGTCTGGGCTGATTTTTAGGATCCCGGAGGAGTTTGTGAGGGGAGAGTCGCGGTTGGCGACCCAGACGACGACTCGTTCGGGGATGTTTTTGTACCATATTCCGACGTACCAGGTGTTTGAGGCGCCGGGGAAGAAGCCGAGCTCGAATTGCTGGGCGGCGGAGATTAAGGTGTGGTCTTGTGTGAGCGGTTTGGTGGGGGTGATGAGATCGGTTGAGGTGGTGAGGAGAGGGAGGAGAGTGAATGTGAGGAGGAAGCGCcggaggtggtggtggcgcTCCGCCGCGTTTCTCATTTTTGAGAGCTTTTGAGCATTTTTGGCGTTGGTGATTTGGgtgaatgatgaatgaatgGATATTTTGGGTTTAATGTCGACAGGTGGAATTGTGTGTATTAAAGCATGGGAATAATGAAGGACGCGTCTATGCTTTTGCTGTCCAAACTTGACAAAGATTAAAGTGTATTCTATTTCAATTTACTTGCCAAATCCATTGGATGTACTAATATGTTTTGCGTTAAAATGATAACGCCTCTTAAAATGATACCATGacactatatatacaacaatattataaacgctatacaacaatatttaatacgctagacaacaatttatagattgttgtctagcgtgttggatattgctttccgagaaaaaattgttgtatagtgtataaaatattgctggccgttttttttatccttgaacattttttttattgccacatggcagctgatcattcgtccacgtgtacaaatgattagTTAGGAATGATAGTAGAATGTTACCTTGAgaggtggtggcaccctaacactcCCCTATAATAGACCACATGTAATTTTCAtctaaatactactccctgcgtccaaaaaaaaaaaaaaaaatcacatttgcTACTTTTGGTTGTGtcgtttgaaaaaaaatatctcattttgtATATATGCTTATATGTcgtttaaatttcattttctttctaaacTGATCTCTTCTCCATATGCAAATTAATGTGACCGGTTtctcaaaattgaaaagaaactGCATAAAGCACCGATTTAATTGTCGcgttcctattttttttttcaaaaaaaagtcTAATCTACTTTGTTTTATTCCCTGACAGAATCAAGCAGAAGTCCGCTTTTGTTGGAGAAAGCTTTGTGAATTAGTAATTCCACTTCCCATAAAAGTCTTACTATTTTGTTATATCATCCCATTCTATAAGAAAGAGTTTTATTTCACCTTTTCTATAAAGGATAAAGGGTAAATATGCTctacattctactaatttatttcGCTCACatgttattaatataaaactaatatatacaaagtgagactcatattttactaacttattcaactcactttttttacatttcttaaaatacatGCATAACCAAATAAGACCCCTATTGCGGGACTAAAGAGGAATACTTAGTTTGGGtttgttaaattatttacCAAACATTACTttgacaaattcaaattttttaactaCTAGTAGTATGGTTAAAGTAATCGACTTTGTTACTAATCCAAGTTCAATAGCTCTTGCTTTGTTTTCTACCTAATTATTTTGGTCATAACGATTTAGACAAGTTGTTGGATTTGACATCGGCAAGGAGAGAAATTTAGCTTCGTTTCCACCACAAAAAGTATTTAAAAACTAGTCATGGTAAgcatatacaaataattttttagtagtTCCAAATGGTTGAgcgaataataatattgactatttgtattagtaatttataCGAAATGGGAAGAACAAcccatttattaaattatttatccaACCCATTCTGTTTGTATATTCATACAATGACTAggtacaaaaattaattttataccaCTTTTTCTTGGTCAGAATTCTGACCATCATGCTATTCACAAAATccacaaatttcaataattctGGGCTCAATATGTGTGAAAAGTTGATCTTTCTAACGTATGATTATTCCTTCATTAGAGGcaataaactatatatacaGCATTTCatattaacattaaaaaaaataagaatcaaAGAATTATCTTCCAAGAATAGCAGTGATAGTAACATTGTTTGAGGATGCAGCATCTTGATTTACATTCCACATATCCTCATCTAGATTATACCTCATTGATGTAAAAGTAGGCTGTCTCGGCAAAGGCAGCGCCACGTTCTCGCCCTCCAGCATCAGCAGAACAGCCGGCA is a window from the Salvia hispanica cultivar TCC Black 2014 chromosome 1, UniMelb_Shisp_WGS_1.0, whole genome shotgun sequence genome containing:
- the LOC125220527 gene encoding S-locus-specific glycoprotein S13-like; amino-acid sequence: MKYDTLFHTILLVLSIFKSSIALDSIAPNQTLSDDDDTTLVSPNGIFELGFFSPRNSTERYVGIWFKKVSLQTVVWVANKNRPIAATLSLTSSGNIVVSANNSSIWSANSTSRNPVLRLLDNGNLVLSNNNYSWQSFHEPSNTLIPGMRPGWDLRSDRELFLTSWKSAEDPSPGEHTYRMDPKGLPSIILRRGSDVVYRSGPWDGVRFGGAAEALHGNTVFTPSFVYNSTYV
- the LOC125220517 gene encoding receptor-like serine/threonine-protein kinase SD1-8; this translates as MRNAAERHHHLRRFLLTFTLLPLLTTSTDLITPTKPLTQDHTLISAAQQFELGFFPGASNTWYVGIWYKNIPERVVVWVANRDSPLTNSSGILKISPDSAGLILSDHSGIPVWSANHTGTTRTTTTTIARLLDNGNFVVCKADDEDHYLWQSFDYPTDTLLPGMKLGWDSKTGLNRYITSWKSADDPSTGDFSFKLDISGYPEIHLTNRAKMYYRSGPWNGLRFSGVPEMRPSSPLLSFLFVRNPEEVSYSFTQLNESMHSRLLVKHNGVLQRFIWIPSSGIWSLFWYAPKDQCDDYRECGVYGICDANASPVCKCMEAFRPKNPQAWNLRDGSEGCVRETELECDSDGFLAMSGVKLPESGGAVVDGGMGLDRCREMCRRDCSCRGYSSANISDGSGCVVWGEDLYDMRQYAAAEGGGQDFYYRVPASELVAPAASVTGDDFNKTRQTIMITGIVVGSAALLIGFTIFLVWKKRKPETVDILEPRGSRERSQDYLANSPTIPSKRDQSGEAAVDELELPLFDITTLVVATNKFCDENKLGQGGFGIVYKGVLAEGQEIAVKRLSKTSVQGVEEFKNEVKLIARLQHRNLVRLLGCCVEMEEKMLVYEYLENKSLDSILFKKNRSSMLDWQTRFKIICGIARGLLYLHQDSRFRIIHRDLKASNILLDKDMDPKISDFGMARIFGGDQTEANTKKVVGTYGYMSPEYAMDGLFSIKSDVFSFGVLVLEIVSGTKNRGFYQTNNQLNLLAYAWKLYREGRAMEVVDAAAGEEYAAGEAMRCIQVGLLCVQEHAEDRPNMSNVVLMLSSDFVSMQQPKHPGYCLGRRPNETDSSSPRNDDESCTVNQVTVTMLDGR